One Stenotrophomonas maltophilia DNA window includes the following coding sequences:
- a CDS encoding multidrug efflux RND transporter permease subunit: protein MARFFIDRPVFAWVLAIFIILAGVLAIPRLAVERYPAVAPPSVSIYASYPGASPQTLNDAVVGLIERELSSVKHLLYFESSVDTSGEASITATFKPGTNPELAQVDAQNRIKAIEPRLPRSVRQNGLFVEAADSGFLMLVGLRSPDASVSEAALGDFMARNIIEELRRIDGVGRVQLFGAEQAMRVWLDPTRLTGYGLTMGDVATAIEQQNLEISPGRIGDSPGVPGQRITVPLSADGQLSTPEQFAAIVLRAGADGSRVVLGDVARVELGAQSYAWGTREDGHPATAAGVQLRPGANAVRTASAVRERMAELAPLLPRGVEASIPFDTAPFVKISIQKVVQTLLEAMLLVFAVMYLFLQNWRYTLIPALVAPIALLGTFAVMLALGFSINVLTMFGMVLAIGIIVDDAIVVVEGVERIMAEEGLPPREATIKAMRELTGAVIGITLVLTAVFIPMALASGSVGAIYRQFTVAMAVSILFSALLALSLTPALCATLLRPNTHGHHGRGGLFGAFNRGFEKMTGRYQRGVASVLQRSGRVMGVFAALVVALLLGLHWLPGAFLPEEDQGYFMTSIQLPAEATAERTLAVVEAYERHVASRPGIGSNQSILGYSFSGSGPSAALTYTMLKDWGERAGATAAGEVEAAQKAMAAIAEGEVMSVMPPAIDSLGRSSGFSLALQARTGQSQAELRAALQQLLKLAEASPLLSEVHADGLPAGTSVRLDIDRAKAEAMGVGFEHISSTLSAAMGSQYVNDFPNKGRLQQVILQADAPHRMELEDVLKLYVRNSEGGMVALSELVTPHWTEAPLQLQRYLGFPALNLSGAPASGVSTGQAMAEMERLAGKLPSGFALQWTSQSLQERESGAQAPWLLLLSMLVVFLVLAALYESWSIPLAVMLVVPLGLLGAVAAVLLRGMPNDVFFKVGMITVIGLSAKNAILIVEFARQLQQQGRGLVEAALEAARLRLRPIVMTSLAFALGVVPLMLAQGASKETQQAIGTGVFGGMVSATVLAVFFVPVFYVVVQGARQWIAQRLRRRRPMPGGTVDGTEHR from the coding sequence ATGGCACGTTTCTTCATCGATCGCCCGGTGTTCGCCTGGGTGCTGGCGATCTTCATCATCCTGGCCGGCGTGCTGGCGATTCCGCGCTTGGCCGTGGAGCGCTATCCGGCGGTCGCGCCGCCCAGCGTCAGCATCTACGCCAGCTACCCGGGTGCCAGCCCGCAGACGCTGAATGATGCGGTGGTCGGCCTGATCGAGCGCGAGCTGTCCAGCGTCAAGCACCTGCTGTACTTCGAGTCGTCGGTGGACACATCCGGCGAAGCCTCGATCACCGCCACCTTCAAGCCCGGCACCAATCCGGAGCTGGCGCAGGTGGACGCACAGAACCGGATCAAGGCGATCGAGCCACGGCTGCCGCGCAGCGTGCGCCAGAACGGCCTGTTCGTGGAGGCCGCCGATTCGGGTTTCCTGATGCTGGTCGGCCTGCGTTCGCCGGACGCCAGCGTCAGCGAGGCGGCACTGGGCGACTTCATGGCGCGCAACATCATCGAGGAGCTGCGCCGCATCGATGGCGTCGGCCGTGTGCAGCTGTTCGGTGCCGAGCAGGCGATGCGCGTGTGGCTGGACCCGACCCGGTTGACCGGCTACGGCCTGACCATGGGCGATGTGGCCACCGCCATCGAGCAGCAGAACCTGGAGATCTCGCCCGGACGCATCGGTGATTCGCCGGGTGTTCCAGGCCAGCGCATCACCGTGCCGCTCAGCGCCGACGGCCAGTTGTCCACGCCGGAACAGTTCGCGGCGATCGTGCTGCGTGCCGGGGCCGACGGTTCGCGGGTGGTGCTGGGTGATGTCGCCCGCGTCGAACTGGGCGCACAGAGCTATGCCTGGGGCACCCGCGAGGATGGCCATCCGGCCACCGCCGCCGGCGTGCAGCTGCGTCCTGGCGCGAACGCGGTGCGCACGGCGTCGGCGGTGCGTGAGCGCATGGCCGAGCTGGCACCGCTGCTGCCGCGCGGCGTGGAAGCGAGCATTCCGTTCGACACCGCGCCGTTCGTCAAGATCTCGATCCAGAAGGTGGTGCAGACGCTGCTGGAGGCGATGCTGCTGGTGTTCGCGGTGATGTACCTGTTCCTGCAGAACTGGCGCTACACGTTGATCCCGGCGCTGGTCGCACCGATCGCACTGCTGGGCACCTTCGCTGTGATGCTGGCGCTGGGCTTCTCGATCAACGTGCTGACCATGTTCGGCATGGTGCTGGCGATCGGCATCATCGTCGACGACGCGATCGTGGTAGTCGAAGGCGTGGAACGGATCATGGCCGAAGAAGGGCTGCCACCGCGCGAGGCGACCATCAAGGCGATGCGTGAGCTGACCGGCGCAGTGATCGGCATCACCCTGGTGCTGACTGCAGTGTTCATCCCGATGGCGTTGGCCAGCGGTTCGGTGGGCGCGATCTACCGCCAGTTCACCGTGGCGATGGCGGTGTCGATCCTGTTCTCGGCGCTGCTGGCGTTGAGCCTGACGCCGGCGCTGTGCGCGACCTTGCTGCGCCCGAACACCCATGGCCACCATGGTCGTGGTGGGCTGTTCGGTGCCTTCAATCGTGGCTTCGAGAAGATGACCGGGCGCTACCAGCGTGGCGTGGCCTCGGTGCTGCAACGGAGCGGGCGGGTGATGGGTGTGTTCGCCGCACTGGTAGTGGCGCTCCTGCTGGGCCTGCACTGGTTGCCGGGTGCATTCCTGCCGGAAGAGGACCAGGGCTATTTCATGACCTCGATCCAGCTGCCGGCAGAAGCCACCGCCGAACGCACGCTGGCGGTGGTCGAAGCCTACGAACGGCATGTGGCCTCGCGTCCGGGTATCGGCTCCAACCAGTCGATCCTGGGCTACAGCTTCTCCGGTTCCGGCCCGAGCGCGGCGCTGACCTACACCATGCTCAAGGACTGGGGTGAGCGTGCAGGCGCCACCGCGGCCGGCGAGGTGGAGGCCGCGCAGAAGGCGATGGCCGCGATTGCCGAGGGCGAGGTGATGAGTGTGATGCCCCCGGCGATCGACAGCCTGGGCCGTTCGTCCGGGTTCTCGCTGGCCCTGCAGGCGCGTACCGGGCAGAGCCAGGCCGAACTGCGCGCGGCCCTGCAGCAGCTGCTGAAGCTGGCCGAGGCCAGTCCGCTGCTGTCGGAAGTGCATGCCGATGGCCTGCCGGCCGGCACCAGCGTGCGGCTGGACATCGACCGGGCCAAGGCCGAGGCGATGGGTGTGGGCTTCGAACACATCAGCAGCACGCTGTCGGCGGCAATGGGCTCGCAGTACGTCAATGATTTCCCCAACAAGGGCCGGTTGCAGCAGGTGATCCTGCAGGCCGATGCGCCGCATCGCATGGAACTGGAGGATGTGCTGAAGCTGTACGTGCGCAACAGCGAGGGCGGCATGGTGGCGCTGTCAGAACTGGTGACCCCGCACTGGACCGAGGCGCCGTTGCAGCTGCAGCGCTATCTCGGCTTCCCGGCGCTGAATCTGTCCGGCGCACCGGCCTCCGGCGTGTCGACCGGTCAGGCCATGGCGGAGATGGAGCGGTTGGCCGGGAAGCTGCCGTCCGGCTTCGCCCTGCAGTGGACCAGCCAGTCGCTGCAGGAGCGCGAATCGGGCGCGCAGGCGCCGTGGCTGTTGCTGCTGTCGATGCTGGTGGTGTTCCTGGTGCTGGCGGCGCTGTATGAGAGCTGGTCGATCCCGCTGGCGGTGATGCTGGTGGTGCCGCTGGGTCTGCTCGGTGCGGTCGCCGCCGTGTTGTTGCGCGGCATGCCCAACGACGTGTTCTTCAAGGTCGGCATGATCACCGTGATCGGGCTGTCGGCGAAGAACGCGATCCTCATCGTCGAGTTCGCGCGGCAGCTGCAGCAGCAGGGACGCGGACTGGTCGAGGCGGCACTGGAGGCGGCGCGCCTGCGCCTGCGGCCGATCGTGATGACCTCGCTGGCGTTCGCGCTGGGCGTGGTGCCGCTGATGCTGGCGCAGGGCGCGTCGAAGGAAACCCAGCAGGCGATTGGAACCGGTGTGTTCGGCGGCATGGTCAGTGCGACCGTGCTTGCGGTGTTCTTCGTGCCGGTCTTCTATGTAGTGGTGCAGGGCGCGCGGCAGTGGATCGCGCAAC
- a CDS encoding efflux RND transporter periplasmic adaptor subunit, producing MRTFRTPAALIAALALAMTACSAPEATPEATPRVSVITVGPQVVQRDDELPGRVAAVRTAQIRAQVGGIVQRRLFDQGAEVSAGQALFQIDPAAFRADVDSALAALQRSEAALGRSRVQSQRLHALAAAQAVSQQHRDDASAEYEQARAAVNEARAILARRQLDLRYATVSAPIAGRIDQALVTEGALVGVADAEPMAVVQQIDQVYVDVRQPAAQLESLQRSAAGGGELPVTIIGAAGKPLSERGQLLFSGINVDARTGDVILRILVDNPQRQLLPGMYVRAKVPRGAPASALTVPQQAVLRSAGGQAYAWVIGGDGKAVIRTLEVDGSVDRQWLVRTGLKVGEKVVVEGQERLQEGVVVDARDWQMPVASAGAVQAGSKG from the coding sequence ATGAGAACCTTCAGGACTCCGGCCGCGTTGATCGCGGCCCTCGCCCTGGCCATGACGGCCTGCTCCGCCCCCGAAGCCACCCCCGAAGCCACGCCACGCGTCAGCGTGATCACTGTCGGCCCGCAGGTGGTGCAGCGCGATGACGAACTGCCCGGCCGCGTGGCCGCCGTGCGCACCGCACAGATCCGTGCCCAGGTGGGCGGCATCGTGCAGCGCCGGCTGTTTGACCAGGGTGCGGAAGTGAGCGCCGGCCAGGCCCTGTTCCAGATCGATCCGGCGGCCTTCCGTGCCGATGTCGATTCGGCACTGGCCGCCCTGCAGCGCAGCGAGGCAGCCCTGGGTCGCAGCCGCGTGCAGTCGCAGCGCCTGCATGCACTGGCCGCCGCACAGGCCGTCAGTCAGCAGCACCGCGACGATGCCAGTGCCGAGTACGAACAGGCCCGAGCCGCGGTGAACGAGGCGCGCGCGATCCTGGCCCGTCGCCAGCTTGACCTGCGCTATGCCACGGTCAGTGCACCGATCGCCGGCCGCATCGACCAGGCGCTGGTGACAGAAGGCGCACTGGTCGGCGTGGCCGATGCCGAGCCGATGGCGGTGGTGCAGCAGATCGACCAGGTCTACGTCGATGTGCGCCAGCCGGCGGCCCAGCTGGAATCACTGCAGCGCAGCGCTGCCGGTGGCGGCGAGCTGCCGGTGACGATCATCGGTGCGGCTGGCAAGCCGCTGTCCGAGCGCGGCCAGCTGCTGTTCTCCGGCATCAACGTCGATGCGCGTACCGGTGATGTGATCCTCCGCATTCTGGTCGACAACCCGCAGCGCCAGCTGCTGCCGGGCATGTACGTGCGCGCGAAGGTGCCGCGTGGTGCGCCGGCCAGTGCACTGACCGTGCCACAGCAGGCCGTGCTGCGCAGCGCCGGTGGCCAGGCCTATGCCTGGGTGATCGGTGGCGATGGCAAGGCGGTGATCCGCACGCTGGAGGTCGACGGCAGCGTTGATCGCCAGTGGCTGGTGCGCACGGGCCTGAAGGTGGGCGAAAAGGTAGTGGTCGAGGGCCAGGAACGCCTGCAGGAAGGCGTGGTGGTCGATGCGCGCGACTGGCAGATGCCGGTCGCCAGCGCCGGTGCAGTGCAGGCCGGCAGCAAGGGCTGA
- a CDS encoding response regulator — MHAAPALAALVLIVEDEAEIADILTAYLEREGLRTLRAADGHSALDLHRSARPDLVLLDVQLPRLDGWSVLTQLRQRGETPVIMLTALDQDLDKLTALRMGADDYVVKPFNPAEVAARVRAVLRRTLRASRADAPSALRVGPLLIDSATHAVHVEGEGYSHEVLLTLTEFKLLHCMALAPTRIFSRSELMHECLPESEALERTVDSHVSKLRRKLDEVGMVNVPASVRGVGYRLMADR, encoded by the coding sequence ATGCATGCCGCCCCTGCCCTCGCCGCCCTCGTCCTGATCGTCGAGGATGAGGCCGAGATCGCCGATATTCTCACCGCCTATCTGGAACGCGAAGGACTGCGCACGCTGCGCGCCGCCGACGGCCACAGCGCCCTAGACCTGCACCGCAGCGCCCGCCCCGACCTGGTCCTGCTTGACGTGCAGCTGCCGCGCCTGGATGGCTGGAGCGTGCTGACCCAGCTGCGCCAGCGCGGCGAAACGCCCGTGATCATGCTGACCGCGCTGGACCAGGATCTGGACAAGCTGACCGCACTGCGCATGGGCGCCGACGACTACGTGGTCAAGCCGTTCAATCCGGCCGAAGTGGCGGCACGCGTGCGCGCGGTGCTGCGGCGTACGTTGCGCGCCTCGCGCGCGGATGCGCCCAGCGCACTGCGTGTGGGCCCGCTGCTGATCGACTCGGCTACCCATGCCGTGCATGTGGAGGGCGAAGGCTACAGCCACGAAGTGCTGCTCACGCTCACCGAGTTCAAGCTGCTGCACTGCATGGCACTGGCGCCGACCCGCATCTTCAGCCGCAGCGAACTGATGCACGAATGCCTGCCCGAAAGCGAAGCACTGGAGCGCACCGTCGACAGCCATGTCAGCAAGCTGCGCCGCAAGCTGGACGAAGTGGGCATGGTCAATGTGCCCGCCAGCGTGCGCGGTGTCGGCTACCGGTTGATGGCCGACCGCTGA